One part of the Eubalaena glacialis isolate mEubGla1 chromosome 19, mEubGla1.1.hap2.+ XY, whole genome shotgun sequence genome encodes these proteins:
- the LOC133079828 gene encoding keratin-associated protein 9-3-like: MACCSTSFCGFPICSTGGTCGSSCCQPTCCQTRCCQPTFCQTNCCQTSGCETGCGIAGSIGCGQEGGSGAVSCRTRWCRPDCRVEGTCLPPCCVVSCTPPCCCQLHHAQTSCCRPSYCGRSCCRLACCCQPTCCEPTCWQPTC; encoded by the coding sequence ATGGCCTGCTGTTCCACTAGCTTCTGTGGATTTCCCATCTGTTCCACTGGTGGGACCTGTGGCTCCAGCTGCTGTCAGCCAACCTGCTGCCAAACCAGGTGTTGCCAGCCAACCTTCTGCCAGACCAACTGCTGCCAGACCAGTGGCTGTGAGACTGGCTGTGGCATTGCTGGTAGCATTGGctgtggccaggagggaggcagtggAGCTGTGAGCTGCCGCACCAGGTGGTGCCGACCTGACTGCCGCGTGGAgggcacctgcctgcctccctgctgtgtgGTGAGCTGCACCCCCCCGTGCTGCTGCCAGCTGCACCATGCCCAGACCTCCTGCTGCCGCCCATCCTACTGTGGACGGTCCTGCTGCCGCCTAGCCTGCTGCTGCCAGCCCACCTGCTGTGAGCCCACTTGCTGGCAGCCCACCTGCTAA
- the LOC133079829 gene encoding keratin-associated protein 9-3-like produces MACCSTSFCGFPICSTGGTCGSSCCQPTCCQTRCCQPTFCQTNCCQTSGCETGCGIAGSIGCGQEGGSGAVSCRTRWCRPDCRVDGTCLPPCCVVSCTPPCCCQLHHAQTSCCRPSYCGRSCCRLACCCQPTCCEPTCWQPTC; encoded by the coding sequence ATGGCCTGCTGTTCCACTAGCTTCTGTGGATTTCCCATCTGTTCCACTGGTGGGACCTGTGGCTCCAGCTGCTGTCAGCCAACCTGCTGCCAAACCAGGTGTTGCCAGCCAACCTTCTGCCAGACCAACTGCTGCCAGACCAGTGGCTGTGAGACTGGCTGTGGCATTGCTGGTAGCATTGGctgtggccaggagggaggcagtggAGCTGTGAGCTGCCGCACCAGGTGGTGCCGACCTGACTGCCGCGTGGACggcacctgcctgcctccctgctgtgtgGTGAGCTGCACCCCCCCGTGCTGCTGCCAGCTGCACCATGCCCAGACCTCCTGCTGCCGCCCATCCTACTGTGGACGGTCCTGCTGCCGCCTAGCCTGCTGCTGCCAGCCCACCTGCTGTGAGCCCACTTGCTGGCAGCCCACCTGCTAA